The Prevotella sp. E2-28 genome includes the window ATAATATTATCATACAATGTGGACTAGTATTTTGTCTGTAATTGTAGTCATCAATGAGCTGATGGCTTCCAACGCAGGAGTAGAGATGAGCCCTGCCACAAATTTCGACAGTTGGATAGAACTATACAATCCAACGGATCAATCCATCAATCTTGCTGGTATGTATCTCAGTGATGATGAGACGAACCTCAAACGCTGGCAGATGCCAAGTGACATGGGTACGATCCCTGCCAAAGGATTCAAGGTTGTATGGCTGGGCTCTAACGACATCAAGGATAATCAGGCACCGTTCAAGCTAGATTGCGATGGCGGTACCATATACCTCAGCGACAAAAACGGCCAACTCGTTACCAGCCAGACCTACCCCGAGGCATTAAGTCGTACGTCATACGCCCGCACCACCGATGGTGGCGACGAGTGGAGTTGGACTTCTACTCCAACACCAGAGGCCACGAACGCCACAGCCATCTTCGCCAACGAGCGACTCAATGCCCCCGTCATTGATAAAGGCAGTACCCTCTTCAAGAATTCCCTGAGCGTAAAGGTGACCATCCCTGAGGGCACCCGTCTGATGTACACCACCGACGGCAGTCTGCCCTCTGCCCCCAAAGGCGATGATGAGGAAGCGTCGCCCTGGACGGACTTTATCGTGAATGGTAACTGTGAAGGCACTGATGCCACTTGTCTTGTCAGCCGCGATGCTGATGGCAATGGTGATGTAGAACGTATTGTTGACGGTGCTGGCTGCAACGGTTCGCGAGGTATTAAGATACACAGCACTGCCAATGCTGCTAACGACTGGTCGGCACAACTCTTTGTCTATACCCCCAACCATGTATGGCAGAGCGGTGAGAAATATCGTTTCCGCATGATGATACGTGCCGACAAGGCCACCCGCATCACCACACAGACACATGGTGCGCCCCACAGTTATATCACCAACAATATCATGGACGGTAGCTACAACATCACTACCCAATGGCAGGAAATCAGCTACGAAGGCACCATCACCGACTCTCAGACGGGTGCCAGCTATGACTATTGGAGTGGCCAAAGCACAGCAGGCAAGATGCAATCCATCGTTTTCAACCTGAACGTTGACAAGAAAGATAACTACTACTATTTCGACAACGTGAGCTGGGAGCTCTTCACTGGCGACGAACAGGTAGTAGAAGCCAGCAAGGAGAGTAAGGACGGACTCTTCACCTTCGATAATACCACCAACCTCACCGTGCGCCTCTTCAAGGACGGCTACCTGCCCAGCGTTCCCGTCACCCGCTCGTATATCAAGACATCAAGCGACTATACGCTGCCCATCATCTCTATTGTAGGCGACAAGAAGTTCTTCACCGACCCGAAGATAGGCTTCGACTGCGATGGTGACGGCACCAACGGTAAGACGGGTAACGGTCAGAGCAGTCCGAAGAACTACAACATGGACTGGGATCGCCCTGTGAACTTCTCGTATATCGGCACCGATGGCAAGATGCTGTTCAACCAAGATGTGAACATCAGTGCCTCAGGCGGTTACACCCGCTCACAGCGCTACCGCTCGTTTAAGTTGAAGAGCAATAAGGTATTCGATGGTCAGAACCAGTTCGACTATCCATTCTTCCCTCAGAAGCCCTACATCCGCAGTAAGGTCATCTTGGTCCGCAATGGCGGTAATGACATCTGGCGTCACAATGCCCGCTTCCTTGACCCTGCCCTCGAGACCATCATCCAGCGCTCTGGCATCGACCTCGACGTGCAGTCATACGTGCCCGTCATAGAGTATGTGAACGGCGAACTGCGTGGTGTGTTGAATATGCGCGAGCCTAATAACGACAATTTCGCATACGCCAACTTTGGATATGACGATGAGGAACTGGATGCCTTTGAGAACCTCACCATGAAGAATGGCGACAATGAGGTGATTAACCGCATCTTCCAACTCGGTCAGCAAGCCACAGACAACAACTCCTATGAAGAGCTGAAGACGCTCATCGACATCGATGAGTTCACCAACTATATGGCAGCTACCTTGTTCCTCTATAACGATGACTGGCCCGACAATAACATCAAGGCCTATCGCAGTCGTTTGGATGGCCGTTACCGTTTCATCAGCTTCGACCTTGACTATGCCTTCAAAGGCTGTTGGGACTATAGCGAAGATAACCCATTCACCACTTTTGCCAAGTTCAAGGATGATAACGCACCACGTCCCAGCTACAACAAGGATATCGTGAACCTCTTCTTGAATCTGCTCAAGAACAACGACTATCGTCAGAAGTTCATCACCACGTTCTGTTTGATGGGCGGTAGCGTGTTCGAGCCAAATGTAGCATCAGACATCGTGGACGAGCTCCTTGCTAAGGTGCAGCCCATGTGCCAGTTGATGAAACAGCAGCAGCGCATTAACGACGGACATGATCCCGACCGTGCTGCCACCACCATCAAGAACAGCCTCAACGGACGTGCCAGTCTCATGGCCGACTACATGAAGCAGTTCAGCGCATTCGGCCTCAGCAGCACTGCCAAGCGTGCCATAGAGGTTAGCACAGATACGGAGGGAGCCACCCTTACCATCAACGGACTCCATGTGCCCTACGCCTATTTTAACGGCTACCTCTTCGGCACTGTCAATCTTGAGGCTAAAGCTCCTGCTGGCTATCGTTTCCAGGCATGGATGAAAGACGGTAAGCAGTATGCCACCACGGCAGCCATCAGCCTTACTGGCACCTCTGCCGCCAATATGAAAGCCTGCTTCACCGCCCTCACCACCGATGAGAAAGCCGCACAAGACCTTACCCCCGTACGTATCAACGAGGTTAGTGCTGCCAACGGCATCTACGTGAACGAGTACTTCAAGCGTAATGACTGGATAGAGCTCTACAACACTACTGACGAGCCCGTTAATGTGGATGGCATGTACCTCAGCGACAACGAGAAGAATCCATTGAAATACCAGATTTCATCACTTTACACAAGCCCCGTCATTCCCGCTCATGGCCATCTCATCATTTGGTGCGACAAGCAGGAGTCGCTAAGTCAGCTCCACGCCTCGTTCAAACTTGACGCCGACGGCGGATGCGTGATTCTGACTGCTGCAGATGAGTCGTGGAGCGATCGTTTGGACTATACCGCCCACACGTCTGACCAGACCGTAGGCCGCTATCCTGACGGAAGCAGTGATATCTTCGTGATGAACGTGCCCACCATTGCTCAGGCCAACATCGCAACCAGCTACCTCGTACCTGTTGAGCAGCCCGACCTCACTGGCATCGACATAGCACAGACCTCAAGCGCAAAATCTCAAACAACAATTTATAATCTTGCCGGCCAGCCCGTCGCTACGCCAAAGCCCGGTGTCTGCTACATTGCACGCATCACGGATGCTCAGGGACGTACGAAGACCATCAAGTTCATACAGAGATAAAAACATTAGAGATATTTTAGTGCTAAGAAAAAAGGGGCGCATCCGGATATCACATCGGTTGCGCCCCTTCAGTACTTAAAAGCAAACAATAACCTAAAAAAACAAACCTAATATTTACTGATGCAAAGATAGGAAGTTTTACATGACGTTGCAAGAGGAAAACCCTAAAAGGAAGTGGGATTTTCCCTATTCTTTTAAGGAAAACCCCACTCAAAGCCTTAAATGCAGGCTATATACTTTTATCTAATTAACCTAAAACTTATGTCCGTCTAAAATTATTTCTTTGCAAACAGCAAAGGCATTCCTGCTACTTCTGCTGTGCTAACCAGCTTGTAGCGAGAAGAAAACTTATTGCGCTGGTAGCTGCTCACATAGTTCACACTATCATCAGGCATCATCGTATAAACCATCTTTTCCTGAGGCTCGTCAAAGCGATTGGCAACTGGGTTGAAAAGACTATACTCTGCAGTATATTTCCCACCATCAATATTGTAATCGTAACGGGCAGCACATTTCCAACTACCTTCTTCCCAACGATAGGTCACACGACTTGCCAAAGTGCCGTCAGCAGCATAAGTGTAATCATACTTCATATACGGCTTCAGGAGTGTCATCCCTTTACGGTTATTCTTTTTATAGACATACATCGTAGTGATATCTTTTCCTGTCATTTCAGCATTGAAGGCATAATCGCCATCAGCCTGGGCTACTGCATTCTCATAGCTGTTATTAACAGTCTCAGAGGTCAGGACTTGTGCATTAGCGCTCATAGCTGCTACACACATCATGGTTGCAAATACTAGCTTTTTCATATTCGTTCGGTTTAAAAAATTATTGTTATGTTCTATTTGTTTGTTGTCTTTACTTTTTAGATGCAAAGTCTGGTTGTTTTATTACAGACATTTGCGATTTTTTTTGTTTTTTCTTTCACCCGTTAGACGTAAGATGAGAATCAAAAAGTTGCAAGCAATTGATACTTTTTTTCGTCAATACTTCCTGATATCTTTAGATATCAAAATTATGAAAAAATTTTTCAGGGCAGATAAAAGAGAAGGATTGTCATATACATAGCTTCGGGAGGCAATATTCATATTTCTTTTGCGTTAAGGAAATATAGAAGTAAATAGCAGAACAAGATGTTTCCTATGAAACGACTAAATAATATCATATTATACCTGTGCGTAATGAGCCTTAGTTGTATGGCTCAGAGTAAGGGGTTTTCCGTGGATACACTGAGTAATGAAGTTTTTCTGCAGATGCAGGGAAAGTCGTACCCTGAAGGATGTCGCGTGAAGAGAAGTGAGCTGAGGTATCTACAGGTAATGCACTATGACGCTGAGGGAAAAGAACATAAGGGCGAGTTGGTATGTAACAAAAAGATTGCCAACGACTTACTGGATATTTTCCAGAAACTCCACGAGGCCCACTACCCTATCGAAAAGATGACACTGATTGATGATTATAATGCCGATGATGAGCGTTCAATGACGGCAAATAACACCTCGTGCTTCTGCTACAGACAGATAGCTGGCAGCAAACGATTATCGAAGCATTCCCAGGGAATGGCTATCGACATCAACCCGCTACAGAATCCCTGTATAAAGAAACGCAAAAATGGTAATTTGTTCATCCAGCCTAAGGCAGGACGTAAGTTTACCAATAGAAACGGGATGTACCCATATAAAATTACAAAGGGTGACCTGTGCTATAGACTATTTATAGAGCACGGTTTTTCATGGGGTGGCAATTGGCGCTCTTCGAAAGACTATCAACACTTTGAGAAGTAAAAGAAACGGAAATGCCTTACATAAGTAGGCGTTCGAGGGATGGTATCTCAATGATTCCACGACGAAGATGCAGAAGACCTTCTGTCTGCATAGCATTCAGTACATGAGAAACATCCAGACGACTATCACCCACCTCCTGAGCCAATTGGTTCATAAGGATTCTAAACTCCTTAGCACCAGCAGGATAAAGACTGTGATCTAAGAAGAAACGTACGATACGTTGACGCAGATTAGCTGGTGCCTTTCGCCAAGGCCAGCGCCCACGGCGTTGTGCCTGCGTAGCAAGCATATTCAGCAGATTAAGGCGTATTATCAAGAAATCATCAAACACACGCATTACTTCATCCTTAGTCAGGGTGATGAAATGACTCTCAGCCAAAGTAACCACACTACTAGAGTAATGAGGATGAGCGCCAAAGAGGCTTTCCGGCTGAAGAAGCCAAGGGGCAGAAAGCTGTTCTACGACGGTATAACGGCGGTCATCACTAATAGTTGACACAGACAGACTTCCACTCACAAGAAACAAGAACTGATTACAGGTATCACCTTCATGGACTACAGGCTTCCCCGCAGATAGTTTTTGGAAACCGAACTTGGTCTGTCCTGCCAACTGAAGCAGTTCTGTGCGACTAAGCCCCTGAAACAAAGGGAATCGCAACAGGCTGTCGTAAAGGCGGAGGTCAGACATAGTAACTTATTTTAAAGACACAGTATCTTTTTTAAAGACACAATAACATAATAACTACTGATAGTCAGAGAGGGCTGGTGATGACCAGACTGCCAACTGTCCCTGTTCATCGGTATAGATGAGATAAGCCATCAACTCTGGATGACGCTGGAGTACCTCCTTCGCGCCATCCACTCCCAAAACCATGAAAGAGGTGGCATAAGCATCGGCTGTAGCACAATCGGCAGCGAAAACGGTAGCCGACAACAGACTATGCTGTACAGGATAACCCGTACGAGGGTCGATAGTATGAGCGTATTTTCGTCCGCCCTGATAATAGAAATTACGATAGTTTCCACTAGTAGCCATTGCCTTATCAGTAATGCTGAGCACCGCCTGCATCTCGCCATCTACACTCACAGAATCATCTGTAGGCTTAGTGATACCTATATGCCAGTTGTCACCCTTTGCATTCAGGCCACTCACGACCACCTCGCCTCCAATTTCTACCATATAATTATGGATGTCATGAGACTCTAGCAAGCGAGCCACCACATCACAACCATATCCTTTTGCAATTGCGCTGAAGTCCATCTGGTTGCGAATCTGCAACAGACTATCTACTTGAGTAGGTGTGGGCAATTGCTCATGCTTGAAGCCAAATCCCCATGCATTCACTAGTGGAGCCACAGTGACATCGAAGGCACCATTAGTCTCACGATTTACGGTCTGCGCTAACTGGCAAATCTCCTGAAACATTGCGCTACGCTCTACAGAAGAGTCACCACGATTGAGACGTGCCACAGTACTCTGAGGATTGAACATAGAGAACTCGCCGTCCACCTTCATCAGTTCGGCCTCAATCTCTTGTTGTAGGTCCTTGTCGTTCTGATAGGTGATGTTATAAATGGTGCCAAACACGAAGTTCGTGTTCTTCCTATACTCCTTCTGAGCACAGGACACCAAACCAACAGTAAACAGTAAACCGTAAACCGCAAACAAAATACCCCTCATAATCCTCAAATATCTATGATTACGTTAAACGTGACCCCAAGATTGGACGTATCCTGAATACCATAACCAGGCACATACCACGTTTTCTCCATCTGTCCGTCGTTATGACTCAGGCGATTACGATAACGGGCACTCCATCCCAGATGCAGCGGCCCCGCAATCTTCGCATCAATACCGAAGACTATTTCAGCCCAATGCTGCGAACAGGGTTCATCAACCACGCCATACGATGTATCCCATTGCCACACAGGGTCAGGAAATGGCTGTCGGTTTATATTAACCTTATAACTGGTATAGCCATAACGCAAACCAGCATAGATACGGTTAGGCGCGTGCTTATTCTTCATGATATTCACATCAACACCTAAACGGAAATAAGGCGCACTGGTCTTATACGTGATACCCGTCACCTCATCGTTCTGATGGTTAGCCCTACCAACACCCACCTCTAAGATAGGGAAATACTGATCATGCAGGTTTATACGCAGGGCACCCTCGTACTGTCCATAGTCACTCAACTGCATCTGCGCCAATCCAACGAGGTCGGCCGAGACGGCAAAACCACGAAAGAACGGCACCGAGTCACGCTCGAACTTCAGAAAGCCCTGAGCCGACGAGGTAAGAAGTGACAATTGGAAAGTGATAAGAATCACAAGCCACCGCTTACTTCTTGAAATGGACGTGAATATGGTCAAGAGACGAGTCATAGTTTACTTTCGGATTATTGATAAAAATCGTATCAATCGCCTTATGGGTGCTACGGATAGCAGTCAGCGTGTGAAAGAAATGAGCGCTACAGTCAACTGATTCAAAATGTGGGATATCCTCTTTCTTGAGCCACACTGTATCTACTGTTGACACGTCATTAGTATCTACGAGACAGAACACGAGCTTATCCTCAGGATGGGTATAGCTAACTGGCAGAGAGAATGAGCTGATACCAATGCCACGATTAAGAATCAGCGTATCCTTATTGTCGCTACGCGTTGACCATACATACAGGGTATCCGTCAATGTATCTTTTACCTCTACCCCATCAACGATTGTCTTGACGGCATAGTTTACCGCCACCTTATTCTGCACAGGACAGTCAATGGTGGAGCAGGCAGCTATAACCGCCACGAAGGCAAAGAGGAGTAGTCGCCTCATATCTCTTCTTCTATCTGATAGTCATTACGTACGTTTGATGTGCGACTGATAAGGTCGCCCAAGAAGCCAGCCAAGAAGAACTGTGTACCCATAACCATCATAGTCAGTGATAGATAGAAGAATGCGGAATCCGTGATAAACAATAGGCCAAGAATCTTACCTATTGCCAGCAGGAAGGCTGCAAAGAAACCGATAAGGAACATAATAGTGCCCAAGAAACCGAACACATGCATGGGTTTCTTGCCAAAAGTGCTGAGGAACCACAGCGTGAGCAGATCCAGATAACCATTGACAAATCGGTTCCATCCCAT containing:
- a CDS encoding DUF6452 family protein, which produces MRRLLLFAFVAVIAACSTIDCPVQNKVAVNYAVKTIVDGVEVKDTLTDTLYVWSTRSDNKDTLILNRGIGISSFSLPVSYTHPEDKLVFCLVDTNDVSTVDTVWLKKEDIPHFESVDCSAHFFHTLTAIRSTHKAIDTIFINNPKVNYDSSLDHIHVHFKK
- a CDS encoding Crp/Fnr family transcriptional regulator, with amino-acid sequence MSDLRLYDSLLRFPLFQGLSRTELLQLAGQTKFGFQKLSAGKPVVHEGDTCNQFLFLVSGSLSVSTISDDRRYTVVEQLSAPWLLQPESLFGAHPHYSSSVVTLAESHFITLTKDEVMRVFDDFLIIRLNLLNMLATQAQRRGRWPWRKAPANLRQRIVRFFLDHSLYPAGAKEFRILMNQLAQEVGDSRLDVSHVLNAMQTEGLLHLRRGIIEIPSLERLLM
- a CDS encoding DUF6048 family protein — translated: MTRLLTIFTSISRSKRWLVILITFQLSLLTSSAQGFLKFERDSVPFFRGFAVSADLVGLAQMQLSDYGQYEGALRINLHDQYFPILEVGVGRANHQNDEVTGITYKTSAPYFRLGVDVNIMKNKHAPNRIYAGLRYGYTSYKVNINRQPFPDPVWQWDTSYGVVDEPCSQHWAEIVFGIDAKIAGPLHLGWSARYRNRLSHNDGQMEKTWYVPGYGIQDTSNLGVTFNVIIDI
- a CDS encoding lamin tail domain-containing protein — translated: MWTSILSVIVVINELMASNAGVEMSPATNFDSWIELYNPTDQSINLAGMYLSDDETNLKRWQMPSDMGTIPAKGFKVVWLGSNDIKDNQAPFKLDCDGGTIYLSDKNGQLVTSQTYPEALSRTSYARTTDGGDEWSWTSTPTPEATNATAIFANERLNAPVIDKGSTLFKNSLSVKVTIPEGTRLMYTTDGSLPSAPKGDDEEASPWTDFIVNGNCEGTDATCLVSRDADGNGDVERIVDGAGCNGSRGIKIHSTANAANDWSAQLFVYTPNHVWQSGEKYRFRMMIRADKATRITTQTHGAPHSYITNNIMDGSYNITTQWQEISYEGTITDSQTGASYDYWSGQSTAGKMQSIVFNLNVDKKDNYYYFDNVSWELFTGDEQVVEASKESKDGLFTFDNTTNLTVRLFKDGYLPSVPVTRSYIKTSSDYTLPIISIVGDKKFFTDPKIGFDCDGDGTNGKTGNGQSSPKNYNMDWDRPVNFSYIGTDGKMLFNQDVNISASGGYTRSQRYRSFKLKSNKVFDGQNQFDYPFFPQKPYIRSKVILVRNGGNDIWRHNARFLDPALETIIQRSGIDLDVQSYVPVIEYVNGELRGVLNMREPNNDNFAYANFGYDDEELDAFENLTMKNGDNEVINRIFQLGQQATDNNSYEELKTLIDIDEFTNYMAATLFLYNDDWPDNNIKAYRSRLDGRYRFISFDLDYAFKGCWDYSEDNPFTTFAKFKDDNAPRPSYNKDIVNLFLNLLKNNDYRQKFITTFCLMGGSVFEPNVASDIVDELLAKVQPMCQLMKQQQRINDGHDPDRAATTIKNSLNGRASLMADYMKQFSAFGLSSTAKRAIEVSTDTEGATLTINGLHVPYAYFNGYLFGTVNLEAKAPAGYRFQAWMKDGKQYATTAAISLTGTSAANMKACFTALTTDEKAAQDLTPVRINEVSAANGIYVNEYFKRNDWIELYNTTDEPVNVDGMYLSDNEKNPLKYQISSLYTSPVIPAHGHLIIWCDKQESLSQLHASFKLDADGGCVILTAADESWSDRLDYTAHTSDQTVGRYPDGSSDIFVMNVPTIAQANIATSYLVPVEQPDLTGIDIAQTSSAKSQTTIYNLAGQPVATPKPGVCYIARITDAQGRTKTIKFIQR
- a CDS encoding M15 family metallopeptidase yields the protein MKRLNNIILYLCVMSLSCMAQSKGFSVDTLSNEVFLQMQGKSYPEGCRVKRSELRYLQVMHYDAEGKEHKGELVCNKKIANDLLDIFQKLHEAHYPIEKMTLIDDYNADDERSMTANNTSCFCYRQIAGSKRLSKHSQGMAIDINPLQNPCIKKRKNGNLFIQPKAGRKFTNRNGMYPYKITKGDLCYRLFIEHGFSWGGNWRSSKDYQHFEK
- a CDS encoding DUF3836 domain-containing protein, whose translation is MKKLVFATMMCVAAMSANAQVLTSETVNNSYENAVAQADGDYAFNAEMTGKDITTMYVYKKNNRKGMTLLKPYMKYDYTYAADGTLASRVTYRWEEGSWKCAARYDYNIDGGKYTAEYSLFNPVANRFDEPQEKMVYTMMPDDSVNYVSSYQRNKFSSRYKLVSTAEVAGMPLLFAKK
- a CDS encoding FAD:protein FMN transferase; this encodes MRGILFAVYGLLFTVGLVSCAQKEYRKNTNFVFGTIYNITYQNDKDLQQEIEAELMKVDGEFSMFNPQSTVARLNRGDSSVERSAMFQEICQLAQTVNRETNGAFDVTVAPLVNAWGFGFKHEQLPTPTQVDSLLQIRNQMDFSAIAKGYGCDVVARLLESHDIHNYMVEIGGEVVVSGLNAKGDNWHIGITKPTDDSVSVDGEMQAVLSITDKAMATSGNYRNFYYQGGRKYAHTIDPRTGYPVQHSLLSATVFAADCATADAYATSFMVLGVDGAKEVLQRHPELMAYLIYTDEQGQLAVWSSPALSDYQ